A region from the Vulpes lagopus strain Blue_001 chromosome 5, ASM1834538v1, whole genome shotgun sequence genome encodes:
- the ADAMTSL4 gene encoding ADAMTS-like protein 4, whose amino-acid sequence MEKWAGRPRLCLMLLLSLPELCLEQEISSGRSLQMPPEEGQGPEGVWGPWDPWTSCSQPCGVGVQRRSRTCQLPTAQLHQGLPFPPRPPRHPEALLPRGQSPRPQPSQTLPLYKPQPRGAGGPRGGPAAQSGRAEAAEIPGTRRSRVRDSIKPGMFGYGRVPFALPLHRNGLHPRRLPRSELSQTSDLTSLTSRTEPSSTNHTTQTQLLPKELSTRPPSSLVEPPNPETAQTEVPSRTRPAPTRPHSRAQGSGTEPPSSISSLGESSSFHVSPQPRIPNSQGWASLRGAERHPNPFLSVPGGRGHQSQEHWRPGGNLHRPVVESAPHYPDGWLPLLSDGPHSSSLWSLFAPSSPVPRCSGESEQLRACSQAPCPPEQPDPRALQCAAFDSQEFMGQLYQWEPFTEVQGSQRCELNCRPRGFRFYVRHTEKVQDGTLCQPGALDICVAGRCLSPGCDGILGSGRRPDGCGVCGGDDSTCRLISGNLTDRGGPLGYQKILLIPAGASQLRIAQLQPSSNYLALRGPGGQSIINGNWAVDPPGSYTASGTVFLYNRPSREEGKGESLSAQGPTTQPVDVYVIFQEENPGIFYQYIVSLPPANPESTSPEPPSPQLQPEILRMEPPPMSVPRPARTPGTLQRQVRIPQVRAPPLPRTPLGSQTGYWKQMGHSECSASCGKGVWRPIFLCISRESGEELDEHSCAMDARPPTPLEPCHGPPCPPYWEAGEWTSCSRSCGPGTQHRQLRCRQEFGGGGSSVPLERCAHLPRPNVTQTCQLRLCGHWEIRSPWSQCSARCGRGQRSRQVRCVGNNGHEVSERECASGPPRPPSREACDMGPCTTAWFHSDWSSKCSANCGTGIQRRSVVCLGSGETQGLGQEEARTGPSKQSCAPGSRPPDMRACSLGPCEMTWCWYTGPWAECSSECGSGTQRRDIICVSKLGTEFNVTSPSNCSHLPRPPALQPCQGQDCQDRWFSTPWSPCSRSCQGGIQTREVQCLTANQTVSIRCPPHLRPSRKRPCNSQPCNQRPDDQCKDSSPHCPLVVQARLCVYPYYTATCCRSCAQVLERSPSEPA is encoded by the exons ATGGAGAAGTGGGCGGGCAG GCCCCGGTTATGTCTGATGCTGCTTCTGTCCCTCCCGGAGCTCTGCCTGGAGCAGGAG ATATCGTCTGGACGCTCTCTTCAGATGCCCCCGGAGGAGGGTCAGGGGCCTGAGGGTGTCTGGGGTCCTTGGGACCCGTGGACCTCTTGCTCCCAGCCCTGTGGAGTCGGGGTGCAGCGCAGGAGCCGAACTTGTCAGCTCCCTACTGCTCAACTGCACCAGGGCCTACCCTTCCCACCCCGGCCCCCAAGACATCCTGAGGCTCTGCTCCCCAGGGGTCAGAGCCCCAGACCCCAGCCTTCCCAAACCCTCCCCCTGTACAAGCCACAGCCTCGGGGAGCTGGTGGCCCACGCGGAGGCCCTGCTGCCCAATCAGGGAGAGCTGAGGCCGCAGAGATTCCAGGCACTCGGAG GTCCCGGGTTCGAGACTCCATCAAGCCAGGAATGTTTGGTTATGGGAGAGTGCCCTTTGCTTTGCCGCTGCATCGGAATGGCCTGCACCCTCGGAGGCTGCCCCGATCTGAGCTCTCCCAGACCTCAGATCTTACATCCCTGACTTCAAGAACAGAACCGTCCTCTACAAACCACACAACTCAGACTCAGCTCCTTCCTAAGGAACTGTCTACCCGCCCCCCATCCTCCCTTGTAGAACCCCCAAACCCTGAAACTGCTCAGACAGAGGTGCCTTCCAGAACCAGGCCTGCCCCCACGCGGCCCCACTccagagcccagggctctggcACAGAGCCCCCCTCATCCATTTCCTCGCTGGGAGAAAGTAGCTCCTTCCATGTGTCCCCTCAGCCAAGAATACCAAATTCCCAGGGTTGGGCCAGTCTCCGGGGGGCCGAGAGACACCCTAATCCCTTCCTTTCTGTCCCTGGGGGCAGAGGCCACCAGAGCCAGGAGCACTGGAGACCCGGGGGAAATCTTCACAGGCCTGTCGTGGAGTCTGCTCCCCATTACCCAGATGGCTGGTTGCCTCTGCTGAGTGATGGTCCCCACTCCAGTTCCCTCTGGAGTCTTTTTGCTCCCAGTAGCCCTGTCCCAAGATGTTCTGGGGAGAGTGAACAGCTGAGAGCCTGCAGCCAAGCG CCCTGTCCCCCTGAGCAGCCAGACCCCCGGGCCCTGCAGTGTGCAGCCTTTGACTCCCAGGAGTTCATGGGCCAGCTGTACCAGTGGGAGCCCTTCACAGAAG TTCAGGGCTCCCAACGCTGTGAACTGAACTGCCGTCCACGTGGCTTCCGCTTCTATGTCCGTCACACGGAGAAGGTCCAAGATGGGACCCTGTGTCAGCCTGGAGCCCTAGACATCTGTGTGGCTGGACGTTGTCTG AGCCCTGGTTGTGATGGGATCCTCGGCTCCGGCAGGCGTCCAGATGGTTGTGGGGTCTGTGGAGGTGATGATTCCACCTGCCGCCTAATCTCAGGGAACCTCACTGACCGGGGGGGCCCTCTGGGCTATCAGAAGATCCTGTTGATTCCTGCCGGCGCCTCCCAGCTCCGGATTGCCCAGCTCCAGCCCAGCTCCAACTACCTTG CCCTTCGAGGCCCTGGGGGCCAGTCCATCATCAACGGAAACTGGGCTGTGGATCCCCCTGGGTCCTACACGGCCAGTGGGACTGTCTTCCTGTACAACCGTCCTTCTCGAGAGGAGGGCAAGGGGGAGAGTCTGTCAGCCCAAGGCCCCACGACCCAGCCTGTGGATGTCTAC GTGATCTTTCAGGAGGAAAACCCAGGCATTTTTTATCAGTACATCGTCTCTTTGCCTCCTGCAAACCCTGAGAGCACCAGCCCAGAGCCGCCCAGCCCCCAGCTGCAGCCAG AGATCCTGAGGATGGAGCCCCCACCCATGTCAGTGCCCCGGCCGGCCCGGACCCCAGGCACCCTCCAGCGCCAGGTGCGGATCCCCCAGGTGCGCGCTCCACCGCTGCCCAGGACACCCCTGGGGTCTCAGACTGGGTACTGGAAGCAAATGGGACACTCGGAGTGCTCGGCCTCCTGTGGAAAAG GTGTTTGGCGCCCCATTTTCCTCTGCATTTCTCGTGAGTCAGGGGAAGAACTGGACGAACACAGCTGTGCCATGGATGCCAGGCCCCCGACCCCTCTGGAGCCCTGCCATGGTCCCCCATGCCCGCCCTA CTGGGAGGCTGGTGAGTGGACATCCTGTAGCCGCTCCTGTGGCCCCGGCACCCAGCATCGCCAGCTGCGCTGCCGGCAAGAATTTGGTGGGGGTGGCTCCTCTGTGCCTCTAGAGCGCTGTGCACATCTCCCTCGGCCCAATGTCACCCAGACCTGTCAACTGCGCCTCTGTGGCCACTGGGAAATTCGCTCCCCCTGGAGCCAG TGCTCAGCGCGGTGCGGGCGGGGCCAGAGGAGCCGGCAAGTTCGCTGTGTGGGAAACAATGGCCATGAAGTGAGCGAGAGGGAGTGTGCGTCAGGCCCTCCGCGGCCCCCCAGCAGAGAGGCCTGTGACATGGGGCCCTGTACCACAGCTTGGTTCCACAGCGACTGGAGCTCCAAG TGCTCAGCCAATTGTGGGACTGGAATCCAGCGACGGTCTGTGGTCTGCCTTGGGAGTGGGGAGAcccaggggctgggccaggaggAAGCAAGGACAGGGCCCAGCAAGCAGAGCTGTGCACCGGGAAGCCGTCCCCCAGACATGCGTGCCTGTAGCTTGGGACCCTGTGAGATGACATGGTGCTGGTACACGGGGCCCTGGGCCGAG TGCTCCTCAGAATGCGGTTCTGGCACGCAGCGTAGAGACATCATTTGTGTGTCCAAACTGGGAACTGAGTTCAATGTGACTTCCCCCAGCAACTGTTCCCACCTGCCCAggccccctgccctgcagccctgtcAGGGGCAGGACTGCCAGGACCGATGGTTTTCTACTCCTTGGAGTCCG TGTTCTCGCTCCTGCCAGGGCGGTATTCAGACCAGGGAGGTCCAGTGCCTGACCGCCAACCAGACTGTCAGCATCCGATGCCCTCCTCACCTTCGGCCCTCCAGGAAACGACCTTGTAACAGCCAACCGTGCAACCAGCGCCCCG atGATCAATGCAAGGACAGCTCTCCACATTGCCCCCTGGTGGTACAGGCCCGTCTCTGCGTCTATCCCTACTACACAGCCACCTGTTGCCGCTCTTGCGCCCAGGTCCTGGAGCGTTCTCCCTCAGAGCCTGCCTGA